The DNA segment TGCCTCATCAAAGACAAGAATATCCGGTCTCCGGAGCAATGCCCTTGCAATAGAGAGCCTTTGCTTTTCTCCTCCTGAGACTTTTACACCACCTTCTCCAATTACGGTATCCAGCCCTTTATCTGCCCTTGCCAATAGGTTATTACATGCCGCCTGTTTCATTACCCTTAAACACTCGTCATCTGTTGCATCAGGCCTTACAAACTGTAAGTTCTCTCTGATCGTTCCTGAAAACAATTGCGTATCCTGAGTCACAAAGCCGATCTTTTCCCGAAGCAGGTCCAGGTCAATGTCTTTACTTGAAATGTCATTATACAACACATCTCCTTCCATTGGCTGATAAAGACCGACCAACAGTTTAACCAGGGTCGTTTTGCCAGAACCCGAGGGCCCGACAAAAGCAATAGTTTCGCCATTATGCGTGTGAAAGTTAATGTCATTTAAAGCGTTATGCCTACCGGTTAGGTGCCTGAAGTTTACATCAGCAAATGCCAGTTTGGTAATTTTATCCAGCCCTATCGGATTCAACGGTTTCTGATCAATAGGCGTACTTAGGATCTTTTTAAAATTACCCAAAGAGACTTCTGCCTCGCGCCAGGATAAGATGACATTGCCCAATTCCTGTAAAGGACCGAAAAGGAAGAAAGAATAAAACAGAAAAGAGAAGTACTGACCTGCGGAGATCGTATTCTCAAAAATTAAGATTAATAAAACCACGACCATGGTACTCCTAACAAAATTAACCGTTGTTCCCTGCACAAAACTCATGCTTCTCACATACTTTACCTTTCTTAACTCCAGTCCTAAAATTTTATATGTGGTTTTATTTAACCTTTCAATTTCCTGATTGGCGAGGCCCAAACTTTTCACCAACTCTATATTTCTTAACGATTCTGTCGTAGAACCTGCCAATGCTGTTGTTTCTGCAACAATGGTCTTTTGAATTGTTTTTATCTTTTTGCTCAGATACCAGCTCACAAAACTGATAATCGGAATGGCGGAAAAATAGACCAGAGTAACCTTATAACTCACTGTAACCGAATAAACAATTACAAAAACCATCCCAATCAAGCTTACAAAAAGAATACTGATAAAAGAGGTGATAAATTTCTCCGAATCTAAGCGTACTTTTTGCAAAATACCAAGGGTCTCTCCGCTTCTTTGATCTTCAAAGACCTGATAAGGCAATTCCAGCGAATGTTTTAATCCATCAGCATACATCTTCGCTCCAACCTTTTGAACAATAATACTTGTAAAATAATCCTGAAAGTTTTTGGCAATTCGGGAAACCATGGCTGCACCAACGCTAAGACCGATCAGTCCTAGTACACCCCAAACGAATGCACTTCTATCTAATATATCTTTCTTTTGTATAAACTCATCCACGATCCTTCCGGTAATGTAGGGGTCTAATAAGGAAAAACCAATGTTTATAGCTGCTAGTAATAGTGCTAATGCAACAACCCATTTATGTTGTTGCAGATATTGAAGTAGTAATTTCATTTAATTAAATCTAGCCAAAAATAAATAAAGGGAATGAAGCATTACGCTCATTCCCTTTAAATTACAAGTAAATTATAAATCAGGCCTTAAACCGTCATTACATCTTTTTCTTTTGCCTCTGCATGCTTATCTACCTTGATGATATAGGCATCTGTTATTTTCTGAACTTCTGCTTCTCCGGTTTTGATCTCATCGTCGGAAACGCTTTCGCCTTTTAATTTTTTAATCTTTTCGTTGGCATCTTTACGGATGTTACGAACAGTTATTTTACCACGTTCTGCTTCCTCTTTTACTCTTTTAACCAGCTCCTTTCTACGTTCTTCTGTCAAAGGAGGAACTACCAAACGGATCACAATTCCATCGTTCTGTGGATTGATTCCGATATTAGCTTCCATGATTGCGCGTTCTATAGGCACCAACATGTTTTTTTCCCAAGGCTGAACGAGTAAAGTACGTGCATCTGGTGTATTGATACTTGCTACCTGAGATAAAGCAGTAGCACTACCATAATAATCTACAAAGATGCCATCTAACATCCCGGCAGAAGCTTTTCCTGCGCGGATTTTTGTCAATTCAGCTTCACAATGGTCAATTGCTTTGTCCATGTTTGCCTGAGCATCTTGTAATTGTTTCTTTATGAGGTCATTCATGTTTGTAAAATTTAACCAAAAATATAAAATTTATTAGAATCAGCCTTTAACAAGGGTACCAATCTCTTCCCCTTTAGCAATTTTCATGAAATTACCCGTTTTGTTCATATCAAAAACGATGATAGGAAGCTCATTTTCCTCACATAAAGTGAAGGCTGTCATATCCATTACGTTTAATCCTTTATCGTAAACTTCTTTGAAAGAAATTTTGTTGTATTTTGTTGCTGTTGGATCTTTTTCGGGATCAGCCGTATAAATTCCATCCACGCGGGTACCTTTCAATACTACATCTGCTTTAATTTCAATTGCCCTTAAAGCGGCAGCAGAATCAGTCGTGAAATACGGGTTTCCAGTACCGGCACCAAAAATAACCACACGGCCTTTTTCCAGGTGACGCACTGCTCTTCTGCGAATAAATGGTTCACAGATCTGTTCCATTTTAATGGCTGTCAATAAACGGGTTTTCAAGCCCACTTTCTCCAGTGCATCCTGCAATGCCATGCTGTTGATTACTGTAGCCAACATTCCCATATAATCAGCTTGTGCACGGTCCATGCCAGACTTCTCAGCACTCAAGCCTCTAAAAATATTACCACCTCCAATAACT comes from the Pedobacter sp. FW305-3-2-15-E-R2A2 genome and includes:
- the pyrH gene encoding UMP kinase produces the protein MKYKRILLKLSGESLMGEKQYGIDNERVRQYAEDIKAVHSEGLEIAIVIGGGNIFRGLSAEKSGMDRAQADYMGMLATVINSMALQDALEKVGLKTRLLTAIKMEQICEPFIRRRAVRHLEKGRVVIFGAGTGNPYFTTDSAAALRAIEIKADVVLKGTRVDGIYTADPEKDPTATKYNKISFKEVYDKGLNVMDMTAFTLCEENELPIIVFDMNKTGNFMKIAKGEEIGTLVKG
- a CDS encoding ABC transporter ATP-binding protein: MKLLLQYLQQHKWVVALALLLAAINIGFSLLDPYITGRIVDEFIQKKDILDRSAFVWGVLGLIGLSVGAAMVSRIAKNFQDYFTSIIVQKVGAKMYADGLKHSLELPYQVFEDQRSGETLGILQKVRLDSEKFITSFISILFVSLIGMVFVIVYSVTVSYKVTLVYFSAIPIISFVSWYLSKKIKTIQKTIVAETTALAGSTTESLRNIELVKSLGLANQEIERLNKTTYKILGLELRKVKYVRSMSFVQGTTVNFVRSTMVVVLLILIFENTISAGQYFSFLFYSFFLFGPLQELGNVILSWREAEVSLGNFKKILSTPIDQKPLNPIGLDKITKLAFADVNFRHLTGRHNALNDINFHTHNGETIAFVGPSGSGKTTLVKLLVGLYQPMEGDVLYNDISSKDIDLDLLREKIGFVTQDTQLFSGTIRENLQFVRPDATDDECLRVMKQAACNNLLARADKGLDTVIGEGGVKVSGGEKQRLSIARALLRRPDILVFDEATSSLDSLTEEDITATIRDISVQTNHITILIAHRLSTIRHADRIYVLEKGHIIEQGKHEDLLAENGLYYAMWRQQVGERKDN
- the frr gene encoding ribosome recycling factor, yielding MNDLIKKQLQDAQANMDKAIDHCEAELTKIRAGKASAGMLDGIFVDYYGSATALSQVASINTPDARTLLVQPWEKNMLVPIERAIMEANIGINPQNDGIVIRLVVPPLTEERRKELVKRVKEEAERGKITVRNIRKDANEKIKKLKGESVSDDEIKTGEAEVQKITDAYIIKVDKHAEAKEKDVMTV